From Trichoplusia ni isolate ovarian cell line Hi5 chromosome 20, tn1, whole genome shotgun sequence, a single genomic window includes:
- the LOC113503819 gene encoding tubulin alpha-1 chain-like has product MRECISIHGGQAGVQIGNACWELYCLEHGIQPDGQMPSDKTVGGGDDSFNTFFSETGAGKHVPRAVFIDLEPTVVDEVRTGTYRQLFHPEQLITGKEDAANNYARGHYTIGKEIVDLVLDRVRKLADQCTGLQGFLIFHSFGGGTGSGFASLLMERLSVDYGKKSKLEFAIYPAPQISTAVVEPYNSILTTHTTLEHSDAAFMVDNEAIYDICRRNLDIERPTYTNLNRLIGQIVSSITASLRFDGALNVDLTEFQTNLVPYPRIHFPLVTYAPVISAEKAYHEQLSVAEITNACFEPANQMVKCDPRHGKYMACCMLYRGDVVPKDVNAAIGTIKTKRTIQFVDWCPTGFKVGINYQPPTVVPGGDLAKVQRAVCMLSNTTAIAEAWSRLNHKFDLMYAKRAFVHWYVGEGMEEGEFSEAREDLAALEKDYEEVGMDSGEGEGEGGEEY; this is encoded by the coding sequence atgCGTGAATGTATATCTATACACGGCGGGCAGGCCGGCGTACAAATCGGTAACGCCTGCTGGGAGTTGTACTGTTTGGAACATGGAATCCAACCGGACGGACAGATGCCCTCGGACAAGACCGTGGGCGGCGGCGACGACTCCTTCAACACATTCTTCAGTGAGACGGGCGCTGGGAAGCACGTGCCGCGCGCCGTGTTCATCGACCTGGAGCCCACCGTAGTGGACGAGGTGCGCACGGGAACGTACCGCCAGCTGTTCCACCCCGAGCAGCTCATCACGGGCAAGGAGGATGCCGCCAACAACTACGCGCGCGGCCACTACACCATCGGCAAGGAAATCGTGGACTTGGTGCTGGACCGCGTGCGCAAGCTGGCCGACCAGTGCACCGGCCTGCAGGGCTTCCTTATCTTCCACTCGTTCGGCGGCGGCACCGGCTCCGGCTTCGCGTCGCTGCTCATGGAGCGTCTCTCAGTCGACTACGGAAAGAAATCTAAGCTCGAATTTGCCATTTACCCCGCGCCGCAGATCTCTACGGCTGTCGTCGAGCCGTACAACTCTATTCTCACCACACACACGACCCTGGAGCACTCGGACGCTGCCTTCATGGTCGACAACGAAGCTATTTATGATATTTGCAGAAGGAATTTAGATATTGAAAGGCCAACGTACACAAATCTGAATCGACTGATCGGTCAAATCGTATCATCAATCACAGCGTCCCTGAGATTCGACGGGGCTTTAAACGTAGACTTGACCGAGTTCCAGACTAATTTAGTGCCATACCCTCGCATCCACTTTCCATTAGTGACATACGCGCCAGTGATCTCCGCCGAGAAGGCGTACCACGAGCAGCTGTCAGTGGCGGAGATCACAAACGCGTGCTTTGAGCCGGCGAACCAGATGGTGAAGTGCGATCCCCGACACGGCAAGTACATGGCGTGTTGCATGCTGTACCGCGGCGACGTGGTGCCGAAGGACGTGAACGCGGCCATCGGCACGATAAAGACGAAGAGGACGATCCAGTTCGTGGACTGGTGCCCGACGGGGTTCAAGGTGGGCATCAACTACCAGCCGCCGACGGTGGTGCCGGGCGGGGACCTGGCCAAGGTGCAGCGCGCGGTGTGCATGCTGTCGAACACGACGGCCATCGCGGAGGCGTGGTCGCGGCTCAACCACAAGTTCGACCTGATGTACGCGAAGCGCGCCTTCGTGCACTGGTACGTCGGCGAGGGCATGGAGGAGGGGGAGTTCTCCGAGGCGCGCGAGGACCTCGCCGCGCTCGAGAAGGACTACGAGGAGGTCGGCATGGACTCCGGCGAGGGAGAGGGCGAGGGCGGCGAGGAGTATTAA